In Pirellulales bacterium, a single genomic region encodes these proteins:
- a CDS encoding adenylosuccinate synthase encodes MPATCVIGLQWGDEAKGKLVDLLTRQHEIVVRYQGGSNAGHTVVVAGEKYKLSLIPSGILGSGVQCVVTGGVVLNPKSILEEIDGLVSRGIAVGSNLMLSDRAHVIFPWHIAEDRVLDKSCSSGENIGTTMRGIGPCYSDKVRRSYAVRLGDLYRDSFRQRLEHIAAAKNKELAGFAGESGMGPFDAAAIFAEYVGYAQRLKPFVADTTAYLLAAAEAGKRILFEGAQGALLDIDHGTFPFVTSSNSSGVGVPSGSGVPGRWINKMLGVVKAYSTRVGGGPFPTEQNNDIGHHLRERGNEYGTVTRRPRRCGWFDAVAVRYTARLSGVDAIAVMLLDVLSKLPELKICTAYEIAGRRVTQFPSHVEDLRTAVPVYETLPSWEEEITTARQMADLPENARRYLKRLSDLVGRPVEVVSVGPDREQTIFTSGAAAEAVVV; translated from the coding sequence GTGCCGGCAACTTGTGTGATCGGGCTGCAATGGGGGGACGAGGCCAAAGGGAAACTCGTCGACCTGCTTACTCGGCAACACGAGATTGTGGTTCGCTACCAAGGCGGAAGCAATGCCGGCCATACGGTGGTGGTGGCCGGCGAAAAATATAAGCTCTCGCTCATTCCCAGTGGAATTTTGGGCAGCGGCGTGCAATGCGTGGTGACCGGCGGCGTGGTGCTGAATCCCAAAAGCATTTTGGAAGAGATCGACGGGCTGGTTTCACGCGGGATTGCGGTGGGATCGAATTTAATGCTCAGCGATCGGGCGCACGTCATCTTTCCCTGGCACATTGCAGAAGACCGAGTGCTGGATAAAAGCTGCTCCAGTGGCGAGAATATCGGCACCACGATGCGCGGCATTGGGCCGTGCTACAGCGATAAAGTTCGGCGGTCGTATGCTGTCCGGCTAGGCGATTTATACCGCGACAGCTTCCGGCAGCGCCTGGAACACATTGCCGCGGCGAAAAATAAAGAGCTGGCGGGCTTTGCCGGCGAAAGCGGCATGGGACCGTTCGATGCGGCGGCGATTTTCGCAGAATACGTTGGTTACGCCCAACGGTTGAAGCCGTTCGTCGCCGATACCACGGCGTATTTGTTAGCAGCGGCAGAAGCTGGCAAGCGCATTTTATTCGAGGGCGCCCAGGGAGCGCTGTTGGATATCGATCATGGCACGTTTCCGTTCGTCACCAGCAGCAATAGTTCCGGAGTGGGCGTGCCCAGTGGCTCCGGCGTGCCAGGACGCTGGATCAACAAAATGCTTGGCGTGGTAAAGGCGTATTCCACCCGGGTTGGCGGCGGGCCATTTCCCACGGAGCAAAACAACGACATCGGCCATCATTTGCGGGAGCGTGGCAACGAGTACGGCACCGTCACCCGCCGGCCGCGACGATGCGGCTGGTTTGATGCCGTGGCGGTGCGCTACACAGCCCGGCTGAGCGGCGTGGATGCCATTGCCGTGATGCTGCTGGATGTGCTGAGTAAGTTGCCCGAGTTGAAAATTTGCACCGCGTATGAAATCGCTGGGCGACGGGTAACCCAGTTTCCTAGCCACGTTGAAGATTTGCGCACAGCAGTGCCCGTTTACGAAACGCTGCCTAGCTGGGAGGAAGAAATTACCACGGCCCGGCAAATGGCCGATTTGCCCGAGAATGCTCGGCGGTATTTGAAGCGGTTGAGCGACCTTGTGGGCCGCCCGGTGGAAGTGGTTTCTGTTGGACCAGACCGAGAGCAGACCATTTTTACCAGCGGTGCGGCGGCCGAAGCGGTGGTCGTATGA